In Paenibacillus sp. J23TS9, a single genomic region encodes these proteins:
- a CDS encoding PhoH family protein: protein MSEKNHSTQISLQSAGEGLSIFGPQDTFLKMIEAEIPAQIDSREAEITIRGSLHDVQVAEQLFEVLLELVRNGYILSERDVAYAIELAKDFRADQLLDLFKGEITTTFRGKPIRVKTIGQKHYVTTIRKRDIVFGIGPAGTGKTYLAVVLAVAALKDGSVKRIVLTRPAVEAGESLGFLPGDLQEKVDPYLRPLYDALYDVMGPEQTAKALERGLIEIAPLAYMRGRTLDDSFIILDEAQNTTPEQMKMFLTRLGFGSKMVITGDVTQIDLPKGKKSGLIEAKRILSGIEEIGFVYFAEQDVVRHSLVQKIIVAYDKAVENQD from the coding sequence TTGTCAGAGAAAAACCACAGCACACAAATTTCATTGCAAAGTGCAGGTGAAGGGCTGTCCATTTTCGGACCTCAGGATACTTTTTTGAAAATGATTGAAGCTGAAATCCCTGCGCAGATTGATTCGCGGGAAGCTGAAATTACCATACGAGGCAGTCTGCACGATGTTCAAGTCGCAGAGCAGCTGTTCGAAGTCCTCCTGGAGCTTGTCCGGAACGGATATATTCTTTCAGAGCGTGATGTTGCATACGCCATTGAACTTGCAAAAGATTTTCGAGCGGATCAGCTGCTCGATTTATTTAAGGGAGAAATTACAACAACTTTTCGCGGCAAGCCGATTCGTGTCAAAACGATAGGACAGAAGCATTATGTAACGACCATCCGCAAGCGGGATATCGTGTTTGGTATCGGCCCTGCCGGTACCGGTAAAACGTATCTGGCAGTCGTACTGGCTGTGGCAGCTTTGAAGGATGGGTCCGTGAAGCGGATCGTCCTCACGCGTCCGGCAGTCGAAGCCGGAGAAAGTCTAGGCTTTCTTCCAGGCGATTTGCAGGAGAAGGTAGACCCGTATTTGCGTCCGCTTTACGACGCCCTCTATGATGTGATGGGCCCGGAGCAAACAGCGAAAGCGCTTGAAAGAGGACTTATAGAAATTGCGCCGCTGGCGTATATGCGCGGGCGTACGCTGGATGATTCCTTTATCATACTGGATGAGGCCCAGAATACGACCCCCGAGCAGATGAAAATGTTTTTAACCCGTTTGGGCTTCGGCTCAAAAATGGTCATAACTGGTGACGTTACACAGATCGACCTGCCAAAGGGCAAGAAATCCGGTCTGATTGAAGCCAAAAGGATTCTTAGCGGTATTGAAGAAATCGGCTTTGTTTATTTTGCCGAACAGGATGTCGTCCGCCACTCTCTCGTTCAAAAAATTATCGTTGCTTATGACAAAGCTGTAGAAAATCAAGATTAG
- a CDS encoding HD family phosphohydrolase, which yields MTSRETSSGKSFSIKNVGWKHSAGTRYVLFLCLAVLFYVSLAPDLLPERYNIQVGTRSEKEIRAPMQIPNNKATLKAQEQEAERVQPIYTIVTVPNENLVVSILDRIDRLNQDDQVSREDKISIYRLEIPQRSKDFIQNYVNANRSTAKYSDKLLDEMLKVTNQQAYRIPEETFIKIPKLTTKDIAEMKPVAREIVSRLTNDQVTEAQAVRAKVAELVSASTLNQRTAREVVQELSKLAITANKFYDEEATKEAKVQARENTQTVYIKQGDVLVAKSQLITEDLYNLLDDNGLLKNEVNYWPQLGLLLLSLLMAWGLFLFIRQSDSGKFRYNNSQLLMLVLIFIITVISMHLAGILQSAERPYVGYLAPVAIGATLVTLLLDMSLAYFSAMLFSILSSVILNVHQGQLFDFSFGFFALVVSTVAIFTIHRASQRSTLLKGGIMVCLFGSLTVFIMTLISNGQWNQMQTLYGIGFAFAGGLLTAILAIGLMPFFEVTFGILSALKLVELSNPNHPLLRKLLTETPGTYHHSVMVGNLSEAAAEAIGADGLLCRVGSYYHDIGKTKRPSYFIENQNNMENPHDSIDPKMSKSIIIAHARDGVEMLKEHKLPKPIRDIAEQHHGTTFLQFFYHKALRQAEENGKEPDFTEEDFRYPGPKAQSKESAVIGIADSVEAAVRSLRNPTVDQVETMIEKIIKSRLDDHQFNDCDLTMKELDIVAKTLKESVMGIFHSRIEYPEEIKKNKTNEDTRRSG from the coding sequence ATGACTTCGAGAGAAACGTCATCAGGCAAATCTTTCTCAATTAAAAATGTGGGCTGGAAACATAGCGCAGGAACACGCTATGTTCTCTTTTTATGTCTGGCGGTGCTCTTTTATGTCAGTCTGGCTCCTGATTTGCTGCCTGAAAGGTATAACATTCAGGTGGGGACTCGCAGTGAGAAGGAAATCAGGGCACCAATGCAGATTCCGAACAACAAAGCGACGCTGAAGGCACAGGAACAGGAAGCAGAGCGTGTTCAGCCGATCTATACGATTGTTACCGTTCCCAATGAAAATTTGGTAGTTTCCATTCTGGACCGGATCGACCGGCTGAATCAGGATGATCAGGTCTCAAGGGAAGATAAAATTTCGATCTACCGTCTTGAAATCCCGCAGCGTTCCAAGGATTTTATTCAAAACTATGTCAATGCAAACCGTTCTACGGCCAAATACTCGGACAAACTGCTGGACGAGATGTTGAAGGTGACGAATCAGCAGGCTTACCGGATTCCAGAAGAGACCTTTATTAAAATTCCGAAGCTGACAACCAAGGATATTGCCGAAATGAAGCCGGTTGCACGTGAAATCGTATCCCGTCTGACGAATGATCAGGTTACTGAAGCCCAAGCCGTTCGTGCGAAGGTGGCTGAACTCGTCAGCGCAAGCACTTTGAACCAGCGTACAGCCCGTGAAGTTGTGCAGGAGCTGTCTAAGTTAGCGATTACGGCGAACAAATTCTACGATGAGGAAGCGACCAAGGAAGCCAAGGTTCAAGCCCGGGAAAATACACAGACAGTATACATCAAGCAGGGAGATGTGCTTGTAGCTAAAAGTCAGCTGATCACGGAGGATCTGTATAATCTGCTGGATGATAACGGTCTTCTTAAAAATGAGGTGAACTACTGGCCTCAACTTGGCCTGCTGTTGCTGTCTCTGCTTATGGCTTGGGGGCTGTTCCTTTTTATCCGCCAGTCTGATTCCGGCAAATTCAGGTACAATAATTCACAACTTCTGATGCTGGTGCTTATTTTTATCATTACAGTAATTTCCATGCATCTGGCAGGAATTCTCCAGAGTGCTGAGAGACCTTATGTCGGTTACCTGGCGCCTGTTGCCATCGGAGCGACACTGGTAACCCTGCTGCTGGATATGTCACTTGCGTATTTCTCGGCAATGCTGTTTAGCATTTTGTCTAGTGTTATATTGAATGTCCATCAGGGGCAGTTGTTTGACTTTAGTTTCGGATTTTTTGCTCTTGTCGTATCGACTGTAGCCATATTTACGATTCACCGCGCGAGCCAGCGCTCGACGCTGTTGAAAGGCGGGATCATGGTATGTCTGTTCGGCTCGCTGACCGTGTTTATTATGACGCTCATCAGCAACGGCCAGTGGAACCAGATGCAGACATTGTACGGCATTGGATTTGCCTTCGCTGGTGGACTGCTAACCGCCATTCTCGCGATTGGTCTTATGCCCTTCTTTGAAGTTACATTCGGGATTCTGTCAGCCTTGAAGCTTGTTGAGTTGTCCAATCCTAACCATCCGCTGCTGCGGAAGCTGCTCACAGAAACACCGGGCACATATCATCACAGCGTCATGGTGGGAAATCTGTCCGAAGCTGCGGCCGAGGCGATTGGTGCGGACGGACTACTATGCCGCGTCGGTTCTTATTATCATGATATCGGCAAAACCAAGCGTCCGAGCTACTTTATCGAGAATCAGAACAACATGGAGAATCCGCATGATTCCATTGATCCGAAAATGAGTAAATCCATCATCATTGCCCATGCTAGGGATGGCGTGGAAATGCTGAAAGAACACAAGCTTCCGAAGCCGATCAGAGATATAGCGGAGCAGCATCACGGAACCACGTTCCTTCAATTCTTCTACCATAAGGCGCTGCGCCAGGCCGAAGAGAATGGAAAAGAGCCGGACTTTACCGAAGAAGATTTCCGGTATCCGGGTCCCAAAGCCCAGTCCAAGGAATCGGCTGTTATTGGTATAGCGGATAGCGTAGAGGCTGCCGTCCGCTCCCTGCGAAATCCGACTGTGGACCAGGTTGAGACAATGATCGAAAAAATTATCAAAAGCCGCTTGGACGATCACCAGTTCAATGACTGCGATTTGACGATGAAGGAACTGGATATTGTGGCAAAAACGCTTAAAGAAAGCGTTATGGGAATATTTCATTCCAGAATTGAATATCCGGAAGAAATCAAAAAGAACAAAACGAATGAAGACACAAGAAGGAGCGGTTAG
- the ybeY gene encoding rRNA maturation RNase YbeY — protein MGLQLAWNNEQEEIAISEELVSTLELLLQKAGEVEGVLDGEVALTFVDDKQIHELNMEYRGIDRPTDVLSFAMNEFTDEELDIVYELEEDEELQDMPEMLGDIIISVNRAQIQSEEYGHSLEREIGFLFVHGFLHLLGYDHQDKESEAEMMGKQEAVLAEVGLTR, from the coding sequence ATGGGACTGCAGCTGGCATGGAATAATGAGCAAGAGGAGATTGCAATCAGTGAAGAGCTGGTATCGACGCTGGAGCTTCTGCTGCAAAAGGCAGGGGAAGTAGAAGGAGTGTTGGACGGGGAGGTGGCTCTCACCTTTGTGGACGATAAGCAGATCCATGAACTGAATATGGAATACCGCGGCATTGACCGGCCGACTGATGTACTATCCTTTGCCATGAACGAATTTACGGACGAAGAGCTGGATATCGTCTATGAGCTGGAGGAAGATGAGGAGCTGCAGGACATGCCGGAAATGCTAGGGGATATTATTATTTCCGTGAATCGTGCGCAGATCCAAAGCGAAGAATATGGACATTCCCTGGAGCGTGAGATCGGATTCCTGTTCGTTCATGGTTTTCTCCATCTCCTTGGATATGATCATCAGGACAAAGAAAGTGAAGCCGAGATGATGGGCAAGCAGGAAGCTGTCCTGGCTGAAGTAGGGCTTACACGCTAA
- a CDS encoding diacylglycerol kinase family protein, with amino-acid sequence MRRGSLLASFAYAAQGVRYALRTQRNMRIHAAAAVIVITAAALLHLSWGRWVVLLLAITLVMAMELMNTALESIVDLASPEIHPLAKAAKDTAAGAVLLAAIFAVVAGVIVFYHPFMDLLGLGG; translated from the coding sequence ATGCGAAGGGGATCTCTCCTTGCTTCATTCGCCTATGCGGCTCAAGGAGTACGGTACGCCCTTCGAACACAGCGCAATATGAGAATCCATGCGGCAGCAGCGGTGATCGTCATTACGGCGGCAGCGCTGCTGCATTTGTCCTGGGGCAGATGGGTGGTTCTACTGCTTGCAATTACGCTGGTCATGGCCATGGAGCTGATGAACACGGCGCTGGAATCGATAGTGGACCTGGCTTCACCTGAGATTCATCCATTGGCAAAGGCAGCAAAGGATACGGCCGCAGGAGCCGTGCTCCTAGCGGCAATTTTTGCGGTTGTCGCAGGCGTCATTGTATTTTACCATCCATTCATGGATTTGCTTGGTTTGGGCGGTTAG
- the cdd gene encoding cytidine deaminase — protein MDSALLLQEAIKARANAYTPYSHFGVGAALLDKEGHVHHGCNVENAAYGPTNCAERTALFRAIADGHKAGSFKAMAVVGNTDGPITPCGVCRQVLVELCDPDMKIIMGNMKGDIKETTVRDLLPGAFGPSDLESANK, from the coding sequence ATGGATTCAGCACTATTATTGCAGGAAGCAATTAAAGCACGGGCAAACGCCTATACACCGTATTCCCATTTTGGCGTAGGAGCGGCGCTGCTTGACAAGGAAGGTCATGTTCACCATGGCTGTAACGTTGAGAATGCAGCATACGGCCCTACAAACTGTGCTGAACGGACTGCACTGTTTCGGGCGATTGCAGATGGACATAAAGCAGGAAGCTTCAAGGCCATGGCCGTGGTAGGCAATACGGATGGACCCATTACACCATGCGGGGTATGCCGCCAGGTGTTGGTCGAGCTCTGCGATCCGGATATGAAGATCATTATGGGCAATATGAAGGGCGACATCAAGGAGACAACCGTACGTGATCTTCTGCCAGGGGCTTTTGGCCCGTCTGATCTTGAAAGTGCCAATAAGTAA
- the era gene encoding GTPase Era, translated as MAKPSYKSGFVAIVGRPNVGKSTLMNQVIGQKIAIMSDKPQTTRNKIHGVYTTDHNQIVFLDTPGIHKRQSKLGDFMNKTALNTLKEVEAVLFLADTSEGFGGGDRFIIEQLKDIKTPVILVLNKIDKVEPEALLPMIEQYSKLHEFAEIVPISALNGNNVTTLLQQVEKYLPEGPQYYPADQITDHPEQFVCAELVREKILHMTREEVPHSIAVTIEDMHVQENGVVHISAVIFVERDSQKGIIIGKQGALLKEVGKQARQDIQNLLGSKIFLELWVKVKKDWRNQDRVLRDLGFHRDA; from the coding sequence ATGGCGAAACCGTCATACAAATCAGGCTTTGTGGCAATTGTTGGTAGACCTAATGTGGGCAAATCGACCTTGATGAATCAGGTTATCGGTCAAAAAATTGCCATCATGTCTGACAAGCCCCAAACAACGCGCAATAAAATTCATGGGGTTTATACAACGGATCATAACCAGATCGTGTTCCTGGATACCCCGGGTATTCATAAAAGACAATCCAAGCTTGGTGATTTTATGAACAAAACGGCCTTGAACACACTTAAAGAGGTTGAAGCTGTTTTGTTCCTGGCGGATACTTCAGAAGGTTTTGGCGGCGGGGACCGGTTCATCATCGAACAGCTGAAAGACATCAAGACACCGGTCATACTTGTGCTGAACAAAATTGACAAGGTTGAGCCTGAAGCGCTGCTTCCAATGATTGAGCAGTACAGCAAGCTGCATGAATTTGCTGAGATTGTACCCATATCGGCATTGAACGGCAATAATGTGACCACGCTTTTGCAGCAGGTAGAGAAGTATTTACCAGAAGGACCGCAGTATTACCCTGCCGATCAAATTACAGATCATCCAGAGCAGTTTGTCTGTGCAGAGCTGGTTCGAGAAAAGATTCTCCATATGACACGGGAAGAGGTTCCGCACTCCATTGCAGTTACGATTGAGGACATGCATGTGCAGGAGAACGGAGTGGTACACATTTCCGCCGTCATTTTTGTGGAGAGGGATTCCCAAAAGGGCATTATTATCGGTAAACAAGGCGCTCTTCTGAAAGAAGTGGGCAAGCAGGCCCGGCAGGATATCCAAAATCTGCTTGGATCGAAGATCTTCCTGGAATTATGGGTAAAAGTAAAAAAAGACTGGCGCAATCAGGACCGCGTACTTCGTGATCTCGGCTTCCACCGCGACGCCTAA
- a CDS encoding YqzL family protein, giving the protein MRDFSWKYFAMTGDVDAYMLYKEHGGVAMAEAAAVPEMAAAEETDNHEENE; this is encoded by the coding sequence ATGCGAGATTTTTCGTGGAAGTATTTTGCGATGACTGGAGATGTGGATGCTTACATGCTCTACAAAGAACATGGGGGCGTAGCAATGGCCGAAGCGGCTGCAGTGCCGGAAATGGCGGCAGCGGAAGAGACGGATAATCATGAAGAAAACGAATGA
- the recO gene encoding DNA repair protein RecO, with product MLYRVEGIVIRSMDYGEGNKIITICTENAGKVGVLVRGAKKVKSRHAALTQLFTTAEYVFFRNGTGLGTLNSGEISSSHHVLRQDLILAAYASYACELLDRVLHDEETGSFWFQQLKACLDALEEGKDPGIIINLYEMKILQTAGYGPELLSCISCGKDLSEDDSSVISPRLGGVLCRSCRHLDPPAMKLSPKSLKLLRLFARLDLRRLGHVDVKEETKAELKAVMRAFMDMQLGLNLKSQSFLDQMEKYGL from the coding sequence ATGCTATACAGGGTGGAAGGGATCGTCATCCGCAGCATGGACTACGGCGAAGGGAACAAAATCATTACGATTTGCACCGAAAATGCGGGCAAAGTAGGTGTTCTTGTCCGAGGAGCAAAAAAAGTCAAAAGCCGCCATGCTGCCTTAACGCAGCTGTTTACAACAGCAGAATATGTGTTTTTTAGAAATGGGACAGGTCTGGGAACGCTAAATTCAGGCGAAATTAGCAGCTCGCATCATGTGCTCCGCCAGGATCTTATTTTGGCAGCTTACGCCTCCTATGCATGTGAACTGCTTGACCGGGTACTACATGACGAGGAAACAGGAAGCTTTTGGTTTCAACAGTTGAAGGCTTGTCTGGATGCGCTGGAGGAAGGCAAGGATCCTGGAATTATCATCAATTTGTACGAAATGAAAATACTACAGACTGCAGGATACGGACCCGAGCTCCTATCCTGCATTTCTTGCGGCAAGGATTTGTCTGAGGATGATAGCTCTGTCATAAGTCCAAGACTGGGCGGAGTCTTATGCCGTTCTTGCCGACATCTGGATCCGCCGGCGATGAAATTATCCCCCAAAAGTTTGAAGCTGCTCCGTCTTTTCGCACGACTTGATTTGAGAAGACTCGGCCATGTCGATGTGAAAGAGGAGACGAAAGCTGAACTGAAGGCAGTTATGCGTGCCTTTATGGATATGCAGCTTGGACTGAATTTGAAATCGCAAAGCTTTCTCGATCAGATGGAGAAATATGGGCTGTAG
- the glyQ gene encoding glycine--tRNA ligase subunit alpha: MNFQQMILTLQQFWAEQNCIIVNPYDTEKGAGTMNPMTFLRSLGPEPWKVAYVEPSRRPSDGRYGENPNRLYQHHQFQVIIKPSPDNIQELYLESLKALGVDALHHDIRFVEDNWENPSLGCAGLGWEVWLDGMEITQFTYFQQVGGIETHPVAVEITYGMERLASYIQEKENVFDLEWVEGILYGDVFHQPEVEHSTYTFEVSDVKMLFTLFNMYEQEAKKAMDQNLVFPAYDYVLKCSHTFNLLDARGAISVTERTGYITRVRNLARQVAATYVEEREKLGFPLLKKGGDLHV, from the coding sequence ATGAATTTTCAACAAATGATTTTGACACTGCAGCAATTTTGGGCGGAGCAGAACTGTATTATCGTGAATCCCTATGATACGGAAAAGGGAGCAGGAACGATGAACCCGATGACCTTTTTGCGTTCACTCGGACCGGAACCCTGGAAAGTAGCTTATGTGGAGCCTTCACGCCGTCCTTCCGACGGACGCTACGGCGAAAATCCAAACCGCTTGTATCAGCATCACCAGTTTCAGGTGATTATTAAACCTTCGCCTGACAATATTCAGGAACTATATTTGGAAAGCCTCAAAGCACTTGGTGTGGATGCTCTGCATCATGATATTCGTTTTGTAGAGGATAACTGGGAAAATCCATCTCTCGGCTGTGCGGGACTCGGATGGGAAGTATGGCTTGACGGTATGGAAATTACCCAATTCACGTACTTCCAGCAAGTGGGCGGTATTGAAACACATCCGGTAGCCGTTGAAATCACCTACGGTATGGAGCGGCTCGCTTCCTATATCCAGGAAAAGGAAAATGTGTTTGATCTGGAGTGGGTTGAAGGTATTCTCTACGGAGACGTATTCCATCAGCCGGAAGTTGAGCATTCAACATACACATTTGAAGTGTCTGATGTCAAAATGCTCTTCACGCTTTTTAACATGTATGAGCAGGAAGCCAAAAAGGCGATGGATCAGAACCTGGTATTTCCCGCATATGATTATGTTTTGAAATGCTCCCATACTTTTAACCTTCTGGATGCCCGTGGTGCCATCAGTGTAACCGAGCGTACCGGTTACATTACCCGGGTGCGTAATCTGGCCCGTCAGGTTGCAGCAACCTATGTGGAGGAACGCGAGAAGCTTGGCTTCCCGCTGCTGAAGAAAGGAGGCGATTTGCATGTCTAA
- the glyS gene encoding glycine--tRNA ligase subunit beta, whose product MSKDLLFEIGLEEVPARFLRAAMDQLKDKMVQWLEQSRLSQSDVQAYATPRRLAVLIKDVAEKQDDVEEEVKGPSRKIAQDENGNWSKAALGFARGQGVDPEQFTFKELNGVEYIYVTKSSTGVETSSILAEGLLGILSSMTFPKNMRWGSYDYKFVRPIRWIVALFGSNVIDMEVTGVKSGNVTRGHRFLGTDAVVSEASAYPEVLRAQHVIVDVKERESMILEQIKGLAEEKNWKIAVKNDLLEEVLFLVETPTVLFGTFDPSFLNIPQEVLITSMREHQRYFPVLDEQGRLLPFFVTVRNGDNTSLDVIAKGNEKVLRARLSDAKFFYDEDQKLEIKDALSKLESIVFHEELGTVGDKVRRIRKIADRLGEALQISGTDQEFVSRAADICKFDLVTQMVYEFPELQGVMGEDYARKAGENEAVAKAVFEHYQPRSASDELPSTGVGSIISIADKMDTIVGCFSIGIIPTGSQDPYALRRQSQGIIQILLSKQMPITLSQIFNIAIDVHAQFREMKRQGSEIRKDLEEFFGLRVKKILSENLRYDIVDAVIAAGFDDVLSVVSRGDSLMNAVNSGEDFKTTVESFNRVSNLAAKASKAVVSESLLQEAAEKELYAAWLEVQKPYRTALEERDGMKALELLGQLKAAITHFFDSVMVMAEDEKIRGNRLGLLAQIDQGMKQFADFNKLVW is encoded by the coding sequence ATGTCTAAGGATTTGTTGTTTGAAATCGGTCTTGAAGAGGTTCCTGCACGATTCCTGCGTGCGGCGATGGATCAGCTTAAGGATAAAATGGTTCAATGGCTGGAGCAATCCCGCTTGTCCCAAAGTGATGTCCAGGCCTATGCGACACCGCGGCGCCTTGCGGTGCTGATTAAGGATGTAGCAGAGAAGCAGGATGATGTGGAGGAAGAAGTAAAGGGACCTTCACGCAAAATCGCCCAGGATGAGAATGGCAACTGGAGTAAAGCTGCACTCGGGTTTGCACGCGGACAAGGCGTGGATCCTGAACAGTTCACATTTAAAGAACTGAATGGCGTTGAATATATTTATGTTACAAAAAGCAGTACAGGTGTAGAGACTTCTTCGATTCTAGCAGAAGGCTTGCTGGGTATCCTTTCTTCGATGACCTTTCCAAAAAATATGCGCTGGGGCAGCTATGATTATAAATTTGTGCGCCCGATCCGCTGGATTGTCGCATTGTTCGGATCGAATGTCATTGACATGGAAGTGACCGGCGTGAAGTCAGGCAATGTGACACGCGGTCACCGCTTTCTCGGAACGGATGCAGTTGTTTCTGAAGCATCTGCATATCCGGAAGTACTGCGCGCTCAGCATGTTATCGTCGATGTGAAGGAACGCGAAAGCATGATCTTGGAACAGATTAAAGGACTTGCTGAAGAGAAGAACTGGAAAATCGCTGTTAAGAATGACTTGTTGGAAGAGGTTCTTTTTCTCGTTGAAACACCAACTGTTCTTTTCGGCACGTTTGATCCTTCCTTCCTGAATATTCCGCAGGAAGTGCTGATAACGTCCATGAGAGAGCATCAGCGCTACTTCCCGGTATTGGATGAGCAGGGCCGTCTTCTTCCATTCTTCGTGACAGTCCGTAATGGTGATAATACATCTCTGGATGTTATCGCGAAGGGGAACGAGAAGGTTCTGAGAGCACGGCTTTCTGATGCGAAGTTCTTCTATGACGAAGATCAGAAGCTGGAAATCAAGGATGCCCTCTCCAAGCTGGAAAGCATTGTTTTCCATGAAGAGCTGGGAACGGTTGGCGATAAGGTCCGCCGCATCCGCAAAATTGCGGATCGTCTAGGAGAAGCACTGCAAATTTCCGGAACGGATCAGGAATTTGTAAGCCGCGCTGCCGATATTTGCAAATTCGACCTGGTGACACAAATGGTGTACGAGTTTCCGGAGCTTCAGGGCGTCATGGGTGAAGATTATGCCCGCAAGGCCGGGGAGAACGAAGCGGTTGCCAAGGCGGTATTTGAGCATTACCAGCCACGTTCCGCTTCGGATGAGCTGCCGTCCACAGGAGTAGGATCTATTATAAGTATTGCAGATAAAATGGATACCATTGTAGGTTGTTTCTCCATTGGCATCATCCCAACAGGATCGCAAGATCCTTATGCACTCCGCCGTCAATCGCAGGGCATTATTCAGATCTTGCTGTCCAAGCAAATGCCAATCACATTGTCACAGATATTTAATATTGCTATTGATGTTCATGCCCAGTTCCGGGAAATGAAACGTCAGGGTAGTGAAATCCGTAAAGACTTGGAGGAGTTCTTCGGTCTTCGCGTCAAAAAGATTCTGTCGGAGAATTTGCGGTACGACATTGTGGATGCCGTAATAGCTGCAGGATTTGATGATGTATTATCCGTTGTATCCCGCGGCGATTCCCTGATGAATGCCGTGAACAGCGGTGAGGATTTCAAAACGACTGTCGAATCCTTCAACCGAGTGAGCAATCTGGCGGCGAAAGCTTCCAAGGCTGTAGTCAGCGAAAGCCTCCTTCAGGAAGCTGCGGAGAAAGAACTGTATGCTGCCTGGCTTGAGGTTCAAAAGCCATATCGTACCGCCCTTGAAGAAAGAGACGGAATGAAGGCGCTGGAGCTTCTGGGACAACTTAAAGCAGCGATTACGCATTTCTTTGATTCTGTCATGGTTATGGCTGAGGATGAAAAAATTCGCGGCAACCGTCTAGGACTGCTGGCTCAGATTGATCAAGGCATGAAACAGTTTGCCGATTTCAACAAGTTGGTTTGGTAG
- a CDS encoding YaiI/YqxD family protein — protein sequence MHTIQIVVDGDACPVKHEIGEAARAFRIPVLMVSSYDHFIQGEEGVQTVQVDRSDQSADLYIANHIRRGDVVTTQDYGLAALALSKGCHVISFRGQSYNSENIEFMLDRRHHQAKARRRGSYGKGPKPITQEDKKIFQQKLTKLLQVLQENV from the coding sequence ATGCATACGATTCAGATTGTCGTTGACGGGGATGCCTGTCCCGTGAAACATGAGATTGGCGAAGCTGCCAGAGCCTTCCGCATTCCTGTGCTGATGGTTTCTTCTTATGACCATTTTATACAGGGTGAAGAAGGCGTGCAGACCGTTCAGGTAGACCGGAGCGACCAAAGCGCCGATCTCTACATCGCCAACCATATTAGGCGAGGAGATGTCGTAACGACGCAGGACTACGGTCTGGCTGCACTTGCGCTCTCTAAAGGCTGCCATGTCATTTCATTTCGGGGACAGAGCTACAATAGTGAAAATATCGAGTTCATGCTGGATCGGCGTCATCACCAGGCCAAAGCAAGGCGAAGAGGCAGCTATGGCAAGGGTCCGAAGCCGATAACCCAGGAGGACAAGAAAATTTTTCAACAGAAACTGACAAAACTTTTGCAGGTATTGCAGGAGAATGTTTAA